In Pseudomonadales bacterium, a single window of DNA contains:
- a CDS encoding ABC transporter ATP-binding protein: MLEVSQLSRRYGDFIAVDRVSFNIEKGEIVGLLGHNGAGKTTIMKMLSGYLEPDQGQIRIDGLDLVLETKKAQQRLGYLPENLPIYPEMTVADYLDYAATLKRLSATDKSREIARVVNATDIGDKLLAPIASLSRGYKQRVGVAQAILGRPKLLILDEPTNGLDPTQTTHMRQLIRELSAEATVILSTHIMQEVEALCDRVLILHRGELAVDARLEALHRSNHLRLRTSMPESVAKEKLLNIAGIEELQGVDDNAGAEPGYFNYRIRVAQEKGLEQISAMLAKTIVAAEAELYSLQTEKKDLETLFREVSNVHTAAQRDKELNHAA, translated from the coding sequence ATGCTGGAAGTCAGTCAGCTGTCTCGTCGCTATGGCGATTTTATTGCTGTCGACCGAGTCAGTTTTAATATTGAAAAAGGTGAGATTGTCGGCCTACTGGGACATAACGGCGCCGGTAAAACGACGATCATGAAAATGCTGAGCGGTTATCTGGAGCCCGATCAAGGGCAGATACGGATAGACGGTCTGGATTTGGTGTTGGAAACTAAAAAGGCGCAACAACGGCTGGGTTATTTGCCGGAAAATTTACCCATTTATCCGGAAATGACGGTAGCGGATTATTTGGATTATGCGGCAACCTTGAAGCGCCTGTCGGCAACGGACAAGAGTCGCGAAATTGCACGGGTGGTGAACGCTACGGATATCGGCGATAAGTTACTCGCGCCGATTGCCTCGTTGTCGCGAGGCTACAAACAAAGGGTGGGCGTGGCCCAGGCGATTCTCGGACGTCCAAAGCTGTTGATTCTCGACGAGCCCACCAACGGTTTGGATCCGACGCAAACGACCCACATGCGACAGTTAATCCGGGAATTATCCGCCGAGGCAACTGTGATTCTGTCTACCCATATCATGCAGGAGGTGGAAGCACTATGCGATCGGGTGCTGATTTTGCACCGAGGGGAATTAGCGGTTGATGCAAGGTTGGAAGCCCTGCACAGAAGCAATCATCTGCGTCTGCGTACCTCCATGCCGGAATCCGTGGCGAAAGAAAAACTGCTAAACATAGCCGGTATAGAGGAGTTGCAAGGGGTCGATGACAACGCTGGTGCCGAACCTGGCTATTTCAATTACCGCATCCGGGTAGCGCAGGAGAAGGGGCTCGAACAGATAAGCGCGATGCTGGCAAAAACCATCGTCGCGGCAGAGGCGGAACTCTACTCGCTACAGACTGAGAAGAAAGACCTCGAAACCTTGTTCCGTGAGGTGAGCAACGTTCATACGGCGGCACAACGTGATAAGGAGTTGAACCATGCAGCCTAA
- a CDS encoding Gldg family protein, producing the protein MQPNPSACSLIFRVASKEITLFFASPIAYLFLASFAVVTLFVFFWGEAFFSRNIADVRPLFEWMPLLLIFLASTLTMRLWSEERRTGTLEYVLTQPAPLWQFVLGKFVGCLTLIIIALAITLPLPITVAWLGELDWGPVFAGYLATFMLGAAYMSIGLFVSARSDNQIVSLISATALCLLLFVLGTNTLTDLVGYRAGEWLRALGTGSRFDAITRGVLDLRDLYYYLSIIAVFLALNTYVLERERWAARNSTPHHGAWRILTLLLVANALCANLWLGQISGLRVDVTAGNQYSLSGATTRYLQQLQEPLLVRGYFSSKTHPLLAPLVPQLRDLLKEYEIAGQGKVRVEFIDPIKEPEREEEANQKYGIQATPFQVADRYQSAIVSSYFNVLVQYGDEHQVLGFRDLIEVKARSESDLEVKLRNPEHDLTRAIKKVLHSYQAGGNLFDTVKGELTFNAYVSDDQALPKELAEFRGKVEKIVRDMQQQAQGRLQAHFIDPDADGGKIGQQIAADYGFQPMATNLFSNERFYFYLTLAKGNQLAQIPLDDLSEDSFERNLKAAVKRFSSGFTKTVALVTPAAEPAYPQYGMSGSRFNRLEAFLGAELNIQREDLDDGQVSGDADILLLAAPENLNEKALFAVDQFLMQGGTVVAATSPYRASLNNRSLSLLQQNSGLEKWLAFQGLQIENKLVLDPQNAAFPIPVTRQIGGFQIQELRMLDYPYFIDLRHPGLAPQSPITAELPQLTVAWASPITLDAQRQGQREVIELLRSSDRSWLSDSTDVMPRVGDNGVSTYQSEGETKAHLLGLISSGRFDSYFAGKQSPILADVDAPEAEGAETTDQTASKEESDFSFSGVIERSPESARIILFSSNDFLSDQVIQLAGSASGSEYLNSLQLVANSLDWALEDTGLSSIRSRGHFNRTLVPLTHQSQLFWEYLNYALAALALVLVALVQRRVAKVRARRYATLLTNNS; encoded by the coding sequence ATGCAGCCTAACCCATCCGCTTGTTCATTAATTTTTCGTGTTGCCAGTAAAGAGATAACGCTGTTTTTTGCCTCGCCGATTGCCTATCTGTTCCTGGCGAGTTTTGCGGTGGTAACGCTCTTTGTATTTTTTTGGGGCGAGGCTTTTTTCTCGCGTAATATTGCGGATGTGCGGCCGCTGTTCGAGTGGATGCCCTTGCTGTTAATCTTTTTAGCCAGCACCCTGACCATGCGTCTGTGGAGCGAAGAGCGTCGCACCGGAACCCTGGAATATGTGCTCACCCAACCGGCGCCGCTTTGGCAGTTTGTACTGGGAAAATTTGTCGGTTGTCTGACGCTGATCATCATCGCACTGGCGATAACCCTGCCCTTGCCGATTACCGTTGCCTGGTTAGGGGAATTGGATTGGGGACCGGTATTTGCAGGTTATTTGGCGACCTTTATGCTGGGTGCGGCCTACATGAGCATCGGCCTGTTTGTCTCCGCTCGCAGCGATAATCAGATCGTTAGCTTGATCAGCGCGACAGCGCTGTGCCTGTTACTTTTTGTATTGGGTACGAATACGCTAACCGATCTGGTCGGCTATCGCGCGGGCGAATGGCTGCGCGCGCTGGGAACCGGGTCGCGCTTCGACGCCATTACCCGCGGTGTGCTTGATCTCCGCGATCTTTACTATTACCTGAGCATTATTGCCGTCTTTTTGGCACTCAACACCTATGTGCTCGAACGCGAACGCTGGGCGGCCCGCAACAGCACACCGCATCACGGCGCGTGGCGTATATTGACCCTGCTGCTGGTTGCCAATGCACTCTGCGCAAATCTGTGGTTAGGCCAGATCAGCGGGCTGCGGGTTGATGTCACCGCCGGCAACCAATACTCCCTTTCCGGCGCCACCACGCGTTATCTACAACAACTGCAAGAACCGTTATTAGTGCGCGGCTATTTCAGCAGCAAAACACATCCGTTGCTCGCGCCGCTGGTACCGCAGTTGCGGGATTTGCTCAAAGAGTATGAAATTGCCGGTCAAGGCAAGGTGCGGGTAGAGTTTATCGATCCGATCAAAGAGCCGGAACGTGAGGAAGAGGCCAATCAGAAATACGGCATTCAGGCAACACCCTTCCAGGTGGCCGATCGTTACCAGTCGGCCATTGTCAGTTCTTATTTTAACGTGCTGGTGCAATACGGCGACGAACATCAGGTATTGGGCTTTAGAGATCTGATCGAGGTGAAAGCGCGCAGCGAGTCGGATCTGGAGGTAAAACTGCGTAACCCCGAGCACGACCTCACTCGGGCAATCAAAAAAGTGCTGCATAGTTATCAGGCAGGCGGCAATCTGTTTGATACGGTGAAGGGCGAATTAACCTTTAACGCCTATGTTTCCGATGATCAGGCGCTGCCTAAAGAATTGGCTGAGTTTAGAGGTAAGGTAGAAAAGATCGTGCGCGATATGCAGCAACAGGCGCAGGGACGATTGCAGGCCCATTTTATCGATCCGGATGCCGACGGCGGCAAGATCGGACAACAGATCGCGGCGGACTATGGCTTTCAACCCATGGCGACCAATCTGTTCAGTAATGAGCGCTTTTACTTTTACCTGACTTTAGCCAAGGGCAATCAGCTGGCGCAAATTCCGCTGGACGATCTGAGCGAAGATAGCTTTGAGCGTAACCTCAAAGCCGCAGTTAAACGTTTTTCCAGCGGTTTCACCAAAACCGTCGCCCTGGTGACGCCCGCAGCGGAACCGGCGTATCCCCAATACGGCATGAGTGGCTCCCGCTTTAACCGACTGGAAGCCTTTCTCGGCGCGGAACTGAATATTCAACGCGAGGATCTGGACGATGGGCAGGTGTCAGGAGACGCGGACATTCTGCTCTTGGCGGCGCCGGAAAATTTAAATGAAAAAGCGCTGTTCGCGGTGGACCAGTTTTTGATGCAGGGCGGTACTGTTGTCGCGGCAACTTCGCCCTATCGCGCCAGCCTGAACAATCGCAGTTTAAGTTTGCTACAGCAGAACAGCGGTTTGGAGAAATGGTTAGCGTTCCAGGGTTTACAGATTGAAAATAAGTTGGTGCTTGATCCGCAAAATGCCGCTTTCCCGATTCCGGTAACCCGACAAATCGGCGGTTTCCAGATTCAGGAATTGCGCATGCTGGATTACCCCTACTTTATTGATCTGAGGCACCCGGGATTGGCGCCGCAAAGCCCGATTACCGCCGAGCTGCCGCAGCTGACGGTTGCCTGGGCCTCGCCTATCACGCTCGATGCACAGCGTCAGGGGCAACGGGAAGTGATCGAACTGCTGCGTAGCTCCGATCGCTCCTGGCTTTCTGACTCAACCGATGTGATGCCGCGCGTCGGCGATAACGGCGTCAGCACGTATCAGTCCGAAGGCGAAACTAAGGCGCATTTGCTGGGGCTGATTAGCAGCGGCCGCTTCGATTCCTATTTTGCCGGAAAACAATCGCCAATACTGGCAGATGTTGATGCGCCGGAGGCAGAGGGTGCTGAAACAACCGATCAAACCGCAAGCAAGGAGGAAAGCGACTTTAGCTTTTCCGGTGTGATTGAAAGATCGCCTGAGTCGGCACGCATTATTCTCTTCAGCTCCAATGATTTTCTGAGCGATCAGGTGATTCAGTTGGCCGGTTCCGCCAGCGGCAGCGAATATCTGAACAGTTTGCAGCTGGTGGCAAACAGCCTGGATTGGGCACTGGAAGATACGGGGCTGTCGAGTATCCGTTCCCGCGGGCATTTTAATCGCACTCTCGTGCCCCTTACACATCAAAGCCAGCTGTTCTGGGAGTACTTGAATTATGCGTTGGCGGCGTTGGCGTTGGTACTGGTAGCCTTAGTGCAGCGGCGTGTCGCAAAGGTGCGGGCGCGGCGCTATGCAACCCTTCTAACAAACAATAGCTAA
- a CDS encoding DUF4340 domain-containing protein, translated as MKKRTIWLSGLLVLQLLVSTGLLIQGHIAQSQLPGQPLLNLDISALDRIRISDQQTSALLQKHLGQWRLPDLAELPANAVKLTSVLDKLAGLQTGWPVATSDSSHSRFEVAPDQYQRRVELYQGDQLVGDLYLGAASGLRQTHLRKAGAEQVYSAQISQYELPTKNSEWLDKSLLSAQNIEQIKGNDYLLQKQQGQWHISDQADEEADLLLDREKAQKLAGALSALQVLSVADKPVSEEAVSLEVKAGEKTWRYRFSQAEDRYYVSRDDIKSVFELGKADFEKITAIQRDNLIVKTQTQEQPDSSS; from the coding sequence ATGAAGAAACGAACAATTTGGTTAAGCGGCCTGTTAGTCTTGCAACTGTTGGTGAGCACAGGACTTTTGATACAGGGCCATATAGCGCAGAGTCAACTTCCGGGGCAGCCGCTGTTGAACCTCGATATATCGGCGCTCGATCGTATCCGTATCAGTGATCAGCAGACCAGTGCGCTATTGCAAAAACACCTAGGCCAATGGCGTTTGCCGGATTTGGCGGAACTTCCCGCCAATGCTGTAAAACTGACGTCGGTACTGGATAAGCTCGCGGGACTCCAAACCGGTTGGCCGGTGGCGACCAGCGACTCCAGCCATTCACGCTTTGAGGTAGCGCCTGATCAATACCAACGGCGTGTGGAGCTCTATCAAGGCGATCAATTGGTGGGCGATCTGTATCTCGGCGCGGCTTCCGGATTGCGGCAAACGCACCTGCGCAAAGCCGGAGCGGAGCAGGTCTACAGTGCGCAAATCAGCCAGTACGAGTTGCCGACAAAAAATTCGGAATGGCTGGATAAGTCATTACTCAGCGCACAAAATATTGAGCAAATTAAGGGCAACGACTACCTGCTGCAAAAACAGCAGGGGCAATGGCACATCAGCGATCAGGCTGATGAAGAGGCTGATTTGCTGCTGGATCGGGAGAAAGCGCAGAAACTGGCGGGTGCGCTCAGCGCGTTACAGGTGTTATCGGTGGCGGATAAACCCGTGTCGGAAGAGGCGGTCAGTCTGGAGGTAAAGGCTGGTGAAAAAACCTGGCGTTATCGGTTTTCCCAGGCGGAGGATCGCTATTACGTCAGTCGCGACGACATCAAATCCGTGTTCGAATTGGGCAAAGCGGACTTTGAAAAGATCACGGCCATCCAACGCGACAACCTGATCGTTAAAACCCAAACGCAGGAGCAACCGGATAGCTCATCCTAG
- the phoU gene encoding phosphate signaling complex protein PhoU, with protein MALNKDTYSHHISQQFNDELEAVKSRLLAMGGQAEKQLSDAIHALIEADSALADQVCEKDRSVNRMEVDIDEECRRILARRQPAASDLRLVMAISKATTDIERVGDESKRIARLAIQLSETGEAPKGYVEVRHISEKVRQMMHQALDAFARFDVDLALEVAKADKDVDVEYATAIRELITYMMEDPRSIGRVMHVIWALRSLERVGDHARNIAEQIIYLVKGTDVRHISYEQMEAKAQS; from the coding sequence ATGGCCCTGAATAAAGACACCTATTCACATCATATTTCACAGCAGTTTAACGATGAATTGGAGGCGGTCAAAAGCCGTCTGTTGGCAATGGGTGGGCAGGCGGAAAAACAACTGAGCGATGCCATTCACGCATTGATTGAAGCAGACAGCGCCTTAGCGGATCAGGTTTGTGAGAAAGATCGCAGCGTAAATCGCATGGAAGTAGATATCGATGAAGAGTGCCGCCGTATCTTGGCGCGACGTCAACCCGCGGCCAGCGACCTGCGTTTGGTCATGGCCATCAGTAAAGCCACTACCGATATCGAAAGAGTCGGTGACGAGTCCAAACGCATTGCGCGCTTAGCGATACAACTTTCGGAAACTGGTGAAGCGCCGAAAGGTTATGTGGAAGTTCGTCATATCAGCGAAAAAGTACGCCAAATGATGCACCAGGCGCTGGATGCCTTTGCCCGCTTTGACGTGGATCTGGCCCTGGAAGTCGCCAAAGCCGACAAAGACGTGGATGTTGAATACGCCACCGCAATTCGCGAACTGATTACCTACATGATGGAAGATCCACGCAGTATCGGCCGCGTTATGCACGTGATATGGGCGTTGCGTTCCTTGGAACGTGTGGGTGACCATGCCCGTAATATCGCGGAACAAATTATTTATCTGGTGAAAGGGACTGATGTTCGCCATATCAGCTACGAGCAAATGGAGGCGAAGGCGCAAAGCTGA
- a CDS encoding phosphate ABC transporter ATP-binding protein: MVSEINKTNSERARTHAIDVSALDRRPQVLDIDTEATAMSVSDLSLYYGAKQALFDIRLTIPKQRVTAFIGPSGCGKSTLLRCFNRMNDLVEDCRISGQVRLDDSNIYDKNVEVAELRRRVGMVFQKPNPFPKSIYENVAYGLRIQGISKKRILDDTVEWALKGAALWEEVKDRLHDNALGLSGGQQQRLVIARTIAVEPEVLLLDEPASALDPISTLKIEELIYELKSKYTIVIVTHNMQQAARVSDYTAFMYMGKMIEFGDTDTLFTNPKIKATEDYITGRYG, encoded by the coding sequence ATGGTTTCAGAAATCAACAAAACTAATAGCGAACGCGCCAGAACCCACGCTATTGACGTGTCAGCCCTGGATCGACGACCTCAAGTTTTGGATATCGATACCGAGGCCACCGCAATGAGCGTTAGCGACCTAAGCCTGTATTACGGCGCTAAGCAGGCGTTATTTGATATTCGCTTAACGATTCCCAAACAAAGAGTCACTGCGTTTATCGGCCCCAGCGGTTGTGGTAAATCCACGCTGCTGCGCTGTTTTAACCGTATGAATGACTTGGTTGAAGACTGTCGTATTTCAGGGCAAGTGCGCCTGGACGATAGCAATATCTACGATAAAAATGTTGAGGTCGCGGAGTTGCGCCGCCGTGTCGGCATGGTGTTTCAAAAACCCAACCCTTTTCCTAAAAGCATTTACGAGAATGTCGCTTATGGCCTACGCATTCAAGGCATATCCAAAAAACGCATTCTGGATGATACGGTGGAATGGGCACTTAAAGGAGCGGCGCTCTGGGAAGAGGTAAAAGACCGTTTGCATGATAACGCGCTGGGCTTATCCGGCGGGCAACAACAGCGGCTGGTGATTGCACGTACTATTGCGGTCGAGCCGGAAGTATTACTACTGGATGAACCAGCCTCGGCACTGGACCCTATTTCGACCTTAAAGATTGAGGAATTGATCTACGAACTGAAATCCAAATACACCATTGTCATTGTCACCCATAATATGCAACAGGCGGCACGGGTTTCCGACTATACTGCCTTCATGTACATGGGGAAAATGATTGAATTTGGGGATACAGATACGCTTTTTACCAACCCCAAAATTAAGGCGACAGAAGATTATATTACCGGACGCTATGGTTAG
- the pstA gene encoding phosphate ABC transporter permease PstA: protein MKLKYKAWIKSGSPWIWLNAGAVAICVIMVLGLLGLIAVRGLSHFWPGEIMQAELIGQDGSRRPVAGEIVEQELVSAKQIRSSGILVDQDVEFLERYLLKVGNRDISGSDFSWALRNSLLNERYPGDLMAVERREWGNFYGYLLSVKEADRLVASGADAWGALQDRIARALAIHKDIIRIEKTDIGSVNYQFERLRLKQRKLELKGELSPQALADIDAAKAELDITYQQQQQQLVELYGEFTRDSIVVATADAKEIEINLGKIVRAYQPNRMGLFDKIGFYCAKLWEFVADDPREANTEGGIFPAIYGTVLMVILMSIFVTPFGVVAAVYLREYAKQGLVTRIIRIAVNNLAGVPSIVYGVFGLGFFVYFLGEKIDHLFFPEAFPSPTFGTPGLLWASITLALLTVPVVIVATEEGLARIPRTVREGSLALGATKFETLWRVILPMSSPAMMTGLILAVARAAGEVAPLMLVGVVKLAPSLPLDGNYPYLHLDQKFMHLGFHIYDVGFQSPNVEAARPLVYATAFLLVAVIAILNFSAVSIRNHLREKYKSLEM, encoded by the coding sequence ATGAAATTAAAATATAAAGCTTGGATTAAAAGCGGTTCACCCTGGATTTGGCTCAATGCCGGTGCTGTTGCGATCTGCGTAATTATGGTGCTGGGTCTGCTCGGATTAATTGCGGTACGTGGTCTCAGCCATTTCTGGCCGGGTGAAATCATGCAGGCCGAACTGATCGGACAGGATGGCTCTCGCCGTCCGGTTGCCGGAGAGATAGTGGAGCAAGAGCTGGTATCGGCCAAGCAAATTCGATCCTCCGGTATCCTCGTGGATCAGGATGTCGAGTTTTTAGAGCGCTATCTGTTAAAGGTGGGTAATCGCGACATCAGCGGTTCCGACTTCAGTTGGGCGCTACGCAACAGCCTGTTGAACGAGCGCTACCCGGGCGACCTGATGGCGGTGGAACGACGCGAATGGGGTAATTTTTATGGCTATTTGCTGAGCGTTAAGGAAGCCGACCGCTTAGTAGCTTCCGGTGCAGACGCCTGGGGTGCTTTGCAGGATCGCATCGCACGCGCTTTGGCTATCCACAAAGATATTATTCGCATCGAAAAAACCGATATCGGCAGCGTTAATTATCAGTTTGAGCGGCTCAGACTGAAACAACGCAAATTGGAATTAAAAGGCGAACTCAGCCCGCAGGCGTTGGCGGATATCGACGCCGCGAAAGCCGAACTCGACATCACTTATCAGCAACAACAGCAACAGCTCGTCGAGCTGTACGGCGAATTCACGCGCGATAGCATTGTCGTCGCCACTGCCGACGCAAAAGAAATTGAGATTAATCTGGGTAAAATAGTACGTGCCTATCAGCCTAACCGCATGGGTCTGTTCGACAAGATAGGCTTCTATTGCGCCAAGTTATGGGAGTTCGTTGCCGACGACCCCCGTGAAGCCAATACCGAAGGCGGTATTTTCCCGGCGATCTACGGCACTGTGCTGATGGTGATTCTGATGTCCATTTTTGTCACCCCCTTCGGCGTAGTGGCTGCAGTCTATTTGCGTGAGTATGCGAAACAGGGGCTGGTTACCCGCATCATCCGTATTGCCGTTAACAACCTCGCCGGCGTGCCATCCATTGTTTATGGTGTATTTGGACTGGGCTTTTTCGTCTATTTTCTCGGCGAAAAGATTGATCACCTGTTTTTTCCCGAAGCCTTCCCTTCGCCCACCTTTGGTACGCCGGGATTACTGTGGGCGTCCATCACCCTGGCATTACTCACCGTGCCGGTGGTAATTGTCGCCACCGAGGAAGGCCTAGCGCGGATTCCGAGAACCGTGCGCGAAGGCAGCCTCGCGCTCGGCGCCACCAAGTTCGAGACGCTGTGGCGCGTCATACTGCCCATGTCGAGCCCGGCAATGATGACCGGCCTGATTCTGGCCGTGGCGCGAGCAGCAGGTGAGGTGGCGCCGCTGATGCTGGTGGGTGTGGTAAAATTAGCGCCGTCGCTGCCCCTGGATGGCAACTACCCCTACCTGCATTTGGATCAGAAATTTATGCACCTAGGCTTTCATATTTATGATGTCGGCTTTCAAAGCCCTAACGTAGAAGCCGCCAGGCCGCTGGTCTACGCTACCGCCTTTTTACTGGTTGCCGTTATTGCCATTTTAAATTTCAGCGCAGTTTCCATCCGCAACCATTTACGTGAAAAATATAAGTCCTTGGAAATGTAA
- a CDS encoding ABC transporter permease subunit: MGEINTELGEALQRIDFSEAKYMRRRRLRALNDRLASIGIGFGGISVIIAILLIFVYLLSEVLPMFKGASMQPLAHYATPATAAGKTLLLAIEEQNEIGLRLTDNGQAVFFNAEDGTLVKQVAIALPTNVSITSIARDAAETGRIAYGLSDGRVVLFRHQYKISFPKDKRVITPVIEYPFGEQPLRLNTKGSALTQLAIRDEDRQLVVAAVDQEGTLLATRFNKEEDFLSEEISLEAEHISMPQLGDEINSLRLDLSQSWLYALTDSHSLNIYRLSDVKAVLHSQVSLTEGQEVSDIEFLLGGNSLLVADTNGNISQWFLVRNSENTGQASWTLQQIRRFETTGQRILQVASEQRRKGFLTADAQGEVRIFNSTAHRQLLSQPVADGPLLEVALAPRANALLFETHKGQTGLWRIANEHPEVSWSALWQKVWYESYEEPKYIWQSSAANNDFEPKLSITPLAFGTIKAAFYAMLLAAPLAICGAIFTAHFMAPALRRKVKPLIELMEALPTVILGFLAGLWLAPFVETHLPGVFSLLLIMPLAILLMSFVWFQLPKSVRHKVPEGWHAALLVPLILLVSWLCISASGSIESAFFGGDMRSWLSRVAGVSFDQRNALVVGLAMGFAIIPTIFSITEDAIFSVPKHLTNGSLALGATPWQTLMRVVLLTASPGIFSALMIGFGRAVGETMIVLMATGNTPIMDWNIFEGMRTLAANIAVEMPESEVGSTHYRVLFLAAFVLFIFTFVFNTMAEIVRQRLRRRYGSL, from the coding sequence TTGGCATCGGTTTTGGCGGTATTAGCGTGATTATTGCCATTTTGCTGATTTTTGTTTATCTGTTATCGGAAGTACTACCCATGTTTAAGGGCGCTTCCATGCAGCCGCTGGCGCACTATGCAACACCAGCAACCGCAGCGGGAAAAACCCTGTTGCTCGCCATCGAAGAGCAAAATGAAATTGGATTACGACTAACCGACAACGGTCAGGCGGTATTTTTTAATGCCGAAGACGGCACGCTGGTCAAGCAAGTAGCCATCGCGCTGCCAACGAATGTCAGTATCACCAGTATCGCTCGGGACGCAGCGGAAACAGGAAGAATCGCCTACGGTTTAAGCGATGGCCGCGTGGTACTGTTTCGCCATCAATACAAAATAAGCTTCCCCAAGGACAAGCGAGTTATCACGCCTGTCATCGAATATCCGTTTGGTGAACAACCACTCCGTCTGAACACTAAAGGTAGCGCCTTAACCCAATTGGCCATTCGTGATGAGGACCGTCAGCTGGTGGTAGCGGCAGTAGACCAGGAAGGCACCCTACTGGCAACGCGTTTTAATAAAGAAGAGGATTTTCTCAGCGAAGAAATCAGCCTCGAAGCAGAACATATTTCGATGCCGCAGCTCGGTGACGAGATTAATTCCCTGCGGCTTGATCTGTCACAGAGTTGGCTCTACGCGCTGACGGATAGCCATTCCCTCAATATTTACCGATTGTCCGACGTCAAAGCAGTCCTGCATAGCCAAGTCAGCCTGACCGAAGGACAAGAAGTCTCCGATATCGAATTTTTGCTCGGCGGCAACTCGCTGTTGGTGGCAGATACCAACGGAAACATTTCCCAGTGGTTTCTGGTCCGCAATAGCGAAAATACCGGGCAAGCAAGCTGGACGCTGCAACAGATTCGCCGCTTTGAAACAACGGGTCAGCGCATACTCCAGGTAGCAAGCGAGCAACGGCGCAAAGGCTTTCTCACCGCTGACGCGCAAGGTGAGGTGAGAATTTTTAATTCCACCGCACATCGGCAACTCTTGTCCCAACCCGTAGCCGACGGGCCATTACTAGAAGTTGCGCTGGCACCACGCGCCAATGCCCTGCTGTTTGAAACCCACAAGGGTCAAACCGGTTTATGGCGCATCGCTAATGAACACCCTGAAGTCTCCTGGTCTGCACTTTGGCAAAAAGTCTGGTACGAGAGTTATGAAGAGCCTAAATACATCTGGCAGTCCTCTGCGGCAAATAATGATTTTGAGCCAAAACTCAGCATTACACCCTTGGCCTTCGGCACGATTAAAGCCGCATTCTACGCCATGCTGTTGGCGGCACCCTTGGCTATCTGCGGAGCGATCTTCACCGCCCACTTCATGGCTCCCGCACTGCGCCGTAAGGTAAAACCTTTAATTGAATTAATGGAAGCGCTACCGACAGTGATTCTTGGGTTCCTCGCAGGACTTTGGTTGGCGCCCTTTGTTGAAACCCATTTGCCCGGCGTTTTCAGTCTGCTACTGATCATGCCGCTGGCAATTTTATTGATGTCTTTTGTCTGGTTTCAGCTCCCCAAATCCGTGCGCCATAAAGTGCCGGAAGGCTGGCATGCAGCGTTACTTGTACCCTTAATTCTGCTGGTTTCCTGGCTGTGCATCAGCGCCAGCGGATCAATTGAAAGCGCTTTTTTCGGTGGTGATATGCGCAGCTGGTTGAGCCGGGTAGCGGGTGTTAGCTTTGATCAACGTAATGCCTTGGTGGTGGGGTTAGCCATGGGTTTTGCCATCATCCCAACGATTTTTTCAATCACCGAAGATGCAATTTTCAGTGTACCCAAACATTTAACCAACGGCTCGTTGGCGTTAGGCGCGACGCCCTGGCAAACCCTGATGCGCGTGGTATTGCTAACCGCCAGCCCAGGTATTTTTTCCGCCTTAATGATCGGCTTCGGGCGCGCCGTCGGGGAAACCATGATTGTCTTAATGGCGACCGGTAATACGCCCATTATGGACTGGAATATCTTTGAGGGTATGCGTACCTTAGCCGCCAATATCGCGGTCGAGATGCCGGAATCCGAAGTAGGCAGTACCCATTACCGAGTATTATTTTTAGCGGCTTTCGTGTTGTTTATTTTTACCTTTGTCTTTAACACCATGGCGGAAATTGTCCGACAACGTTTAAGAAGGCGATATGGCTCCCTCTAA